The following nucleotide sequence is from Thermus antranikianii DSM 12462.
CGTGGCTTTCGGGCCTTCAGGGTTTGTTTCTGGCTGGGTGGCTTCTCTCCTTGGTGGGGTGCCGTGGACCATTTACACGGTGCCTGCTATTGCGGTCATTGCTGGGCTTACGCACGTACCTTACGTGTACTTGTATGTGGCGAGCACCATTCAGAACGTGGACGCCTCCTTGGAGGAAGCCGCTCGGGTAGCGGGTGCAGGGCCTTTTCGGATGGCGATGACCGTTACCCTACCCCTGGTACGGCCCGCTCTCATTTACAGCGGCATCCTCATGCTTCTCCTGGGTTTTGAGCTCTTTGGCCTTCCTCTCGTTCTGGGGGATGCCAAGGGAATCATGGTGGTCACCACCTATCTGTACCGCCTTACCGCCATCACCGGTTCCTCGGCCTATCACCTGATGGCGGCGGTGAGCATCGCCATCGTTTCCATCGCCCTGCTCTTGGTTCTTCTACAGCGCTTCCTTTTAGGGAGAACGGAGGGCCGTTTTGTGGCTGTGGGAACCCGGGGGCATCGTTTGGAACGCCTTCCCTTGGGTAGGTTGCGGTGGATGTGGGCTGGTGTCCTGGGTCTATACCTCCTCGTGGCCGTGGTGCTGCCTATCCTAGGAGTGGTGTTACGTAGCTTGGTCATCAGCTGGGGCCCTGGGGTGGATCTCCTCGAGGTGCTGACCCTTGCCCACTATAGGGAGATCTTCACGCTGCCCAACCTGAGCCGGGCGGTGACCAACACCCTTCTGGTGGCCTCTGTAGGAGGATTGCTGTCCCTAGTCTTCTACCTCTTCGTAGCCTTAGGGATCCAGCGGGGCCAGGCCTGGGGGAGGTTCCTGGATTACCTTTCCGGGATCCCAAGGGCGGTGCCTGGTCTGGTAATGGGTTTGGCTTTTCTATGGGTATTTCTCTTTGTGAAGCCCTTAGCCCCTATCCGGGAAACGCTCCTTAGTTTGCTCATAGCGTACACCGTGGTCTGGACACCCTATGGGGTGCGGCTCCTCACCGCTGCCCTTTTGCAGGTGGGTCGCGAGATGGAAGAGGCAGCTCGGGTGGCGGGGGCTTCGCCTGCCAGGGCTTTCTTGAACGGGACTCTGCCCCTTCTGCGAGGGGGGCTTCTTACTGCCTGGTTTCTCTTGTTCATCCAGTTTGTGCGTGAGTACTCCACGGGTGTATACTTGCTGACCTCAGGGACCGAGGTTATAGGGGCCCAAATCGTGGCCCTGTGGGGCACAGGAGCTGTGGAGATCATCGCTGCCTTGGCCACGATACAGGTGATCATCGTGGGCTTGGTGTTCCTGCTGGCAAGCCGGATCGGCGTGAGGCCGCAGGGCCTTTAGATGGGGAGCGGGTTCATGTACGAGGCCGGATTTAAACCCATTGCCCAAGGGGTTGCCCATCCGTTGGAAGTGGAGGGCCTGGAGGTTTCCCTCGGTGGAAACCCTATTCTAAAGGGGGTATCCCTTCGCGTGGTTCCCGGGGAGA
It contains:
- a CDS encoding ABC transporter permease, giving the protein MEARGRQFRKGGKIWLLPLLAFLVGLLVLAPIGILLYQSLLSAPFFAPAKRFTLEAYRYVFHDPYFFEALKNSLMIGLGMVALAVPLGSLFAFLVVKTDLPFARWFELLLLAPIFISPIILGIGFIVAFGPSGFVSGWVASLLGGVPWTIYTVPAIAVIAGLTHVPYVYLYVASTIQNVDASLEEAARVAGAGPFRMAMTVTLPLVRPALIYSGILMLLLGFELFGLPLVLGDAKGIMVVTTYLYRLTAITGSSAYHLMAAVSIAIVSIALLLVLLQRFLLGRTEGRFVAVGTRGHRLERLPLGRLRWMWAGVLGLYLLVAVVLPILGVVLRSLVISWGPGVDLLEVLTLAHYREIFTLPNLSRAVTNTLLVASVGGLLSLVFYLFVALGIQRGQAWGRFLDYLSGIPRAVPGLVMGLAFLWVFLFVKPLAPIRETLLSLLIAYTVVWTPYGVRLLTAALLQVGREMEEAARVAGASPARAFLNGTLPLLRGGLLTAWFLLFIQFVREYSTGVYLLTSGTEVIGAQIVALWGTGAVEIIAALATIQVIIVGLVFLLASRIGVRPQGL